The Brachybacterium huguangmaarense genome contains a region encoding:
- the hisF gene encoding imidazole glycerol phosphate synthase subunit HisF has product MSLAVRVIPCLDVDAGRVVKGVNFRDLRDAGDPVELAARYDAMGADELTFLDVTASSGGRDTMIDVVRSAAEQIFIPLTVGGGVRSAGDVDQLLRAGADKVGVNTAAIARPALVGEIAERFGNQVLVISIDARRVTDDTPEGTARGGSGFEVTTHGGRRGTGIDALAWITEVTERGAGEILLNSMDADGTERGFDLELIRGARAATTVPLIGSGGAGRAEDFPPAIRAGADAVLAASVFHFGTLTVADVKEALAADGLPVR; this is encoded by the coding sequence ATGAGCCTCGCCGTGCGTGTGATCCCCTGCCTCGACGTCGACGCCGGCCGCGTGGTCAAGGGCGTCAACTTCCGCGACCTGCGCGACGCGGGCGACCCGGTCGAGCTCGCGGCCCGGTACGACGCGATGGGCGCCGACGAGCTGACCTTCCTCGACGTCACGGCCTCGAGCGGCGGACGCGACACCATGATCGACGTCGTGCGCTCCGCCGCCGAGCAGATCTTCATCCCTCTCACCGTCGGCGGCGGCGTGCGCTCGGCCGGCGACGTCGACCAGCTGCTGCGGGCGGGCGCCGACAAGGTCGGGGTCAACACCGCGGCGATCGCGCGACCGGCCCTCGTCGGGGAGATCGCCGAGCGCTTCGGCAACCAGGTGCTCGTGATCTCGATCGACGCCCGTCGCGTCACCGACGACACGCCCGAGGGCACGGCCCGCGGCGGGAGCGGCTTCGAGGTCACGACCCACGGGGGGCGCCGCGGCACCGGCATCGACGCGCTCGCCTGGATCACCGAGGTCACCGAGCGCGGCGCCGGCGAGATCCTGCTCAACTCGATGGACGCCGACGGCACCGAGCGGGGCTTCGACCTCGAGCTGATCCGCGGCGCCCGGGCTGCCACGACCGTCCCGCTCATCGGCTCGGGCGGCGCGGGCCGCGCCGAGGACTTCCCGCCCGCGATCCGGGCGGGCGCCGACGCGGTGCTCGCCGCGAGCGTCTTCCACTTCGGGACCCTCACGGTCGCCGACGTCAAGGAGGCGCTGGCCGCCGACGGGCTGCCGGTCCGCTGA
- a CDS encoding DNA gyrase/topoisomerase IV subunit B: MPAASSTAAYDARHLQVLEGLEAVRKRPGMYIGSTDSRGLMHCLWEILDNSVDEALGGFGSAIRVELHADGSVEVRDNGRGVPVDVEPRTGLTGVEVVYTKLHAGGKFGGGSYAASGGLHGVGASVVNALSARLDVEVDRGAKTYAMSFQRGVPGVFTDGPDGPAADAPFTPVTEGAAELRVVGRARRGVTGTRVRYWADPQIFVKGSHFSIEELTRRARQTAFLVPGLEITVSDHRPERAPEAPEDVSYRYDGGIAEFVEYLATDERITDVIRLTGSGDYTETIPVLDDKGHMVSRDVDRTCEVDIALRWGGDYETTLRSFVNIVATPKGGTHVSGFEQALLKTLRKQVDNQARRVKFNAKNEKIEKDDTLAGLTAVVTVRLEEPQFEGQTKEVLGTPAVRQIVARVVEERLTAFLTSTKKGEKEQAALVVDKVVSEMRARIAARMHKEVSRRKNALESSTMPTKLADCRSTDVERSELFIVEGDSALGTAKHARSSEFQALLPIRGKILNVQKASITDMLKNAECGAIIQVLGAGSGRTFDLDAARYGKIIMMSDADVDGAHIRTLLLTLFHRYMRPMLEAGRIYVAVPPLHRVEIIHGGGKKNEFVYTYSEAELTRLLKSLEKRRKRYKEPIQRYKGLGEMDADQLADTTMDPRHRTLRRVRIEDAEAAATMFELLMGSDVAPRKQFLIEGAHELDQERIDA, translated from the coding sequence GTGCCAGCAGCTTCCTCCACCGCCGCCTACGACGCCCGCCACCTCCAGGTCCTCGAAGGACTCGAGGCGGTGCGCAAACGCCCCGGCATGTACATCGGCTCGACGGACTCGCGCGGGCTCATGCACTGCCTGTGGGAGATCCTCGACAACTCCGTCGACGAGGCCCTCGGCGGCTTCGGCTCCGCGATCCGCGTCGAGCTGCACGCCGACGGCTCCGTCGAGGTGCGGGACAACGGGCGCGGCGTGCCCGTCGACGTCGAGCCGCGCACCGGGCTGACCGGCGTCGAGGTCGTCTACACCAAGCTGCACGCCGGCGGGAAGTTCGGCGGCGGCTCCTACGCCGCCTCGGGCGGCCTGCACGGCGTGGGCGCCTCCGTCGTCAACGCCCTCTCGGCCCGCCTCGACGTCGAGGTGGACCGCGGCGCGAAGACCTACGCGATGTCCTTCCAGCGCGGCGTGCCCGGCGTCTTCACGGACGGCCCCGACGGCCCTGCGGCGGATGCCCCCTTCACCCCGGTCACCGAGGGCGCCGCGGAGCTGCGCGTGGTCGGCCGGGCCCGGCGCGGCGTGACCGGCACCCGGGTGCGCTACTGGGCCGACCCCCAGATCTTCGTCAAGGGCTCCCATTTCTCCATCGAGGAGCTCACGCGGCGCGCCCGCCAGACCGCCTTCCTCGTGCCCGGCCTCGAGATCACCGTCTCCGACCATCGCCCCGAGCGCGCCCCGGAGGCGCCCGAGGACGTCTCCTACCGCTACGACGGCGGCATCGCCGAGTTCGTCGAGTACCTCGCGACCGACGAGCGCATCACCGACGTGATCCGCCTGACCGGCTCGGGCGACTACACCGAGACCATCCCCGTGCTCGACGACAAGGGGCACATGGTCTCGCGTGACGTCGACCGCACGTGCGAGGTCGATATCGCGCTGCGCTGGGGCGGCGACTACGAGACCACGCTGCGCTCCTTCGTCAACATCGTCGCGACGCCCAAGGGCGGCACCCACGTCTCCGGCTTCGAGCAGGCTCTGCTCAAGACCCTGCGCAAGCAGGTCGACAACCAGGCGCGACGCGTGAAGTTCAACGCCAAGAACGAGAAGATCGAGAAGGACGACACCCTCGCCGGCCTCACCGCGGTCGTCACGGTGCGGCTCGAGGAGCCCCAGTTCGAGGGCCAGACCAAGGAGGTGCTCGGCACGCCCGCCGTGCGCCAGATCGTCGCCCGCGTCGTCGAGGAGCGGCTCACGGCGTTCCTCACCTCGACGAAGAAGGGCGAGAAGGAGCAGGCCGCCCTCGTCGTCGACAAGGTCGTCTCGGAGATGCGCGCCCGCATCGCCGCGCGCATGCACAAGGAGGTCTCGCGCCGCAAGAACGCCCTCGAGTCCTCGACCATGCCGACCAAGCTCGCCGACTGCCGCTCGACCGACGTCGAGCGCTCGGAGCTGTTCATCGTCGAGGGCGACAGCGCGCTCGGCACCGCCAAGCACGCTCGCAGCTCCGAGTTCCAGGCGCTCCTGCCGATCCGCGGCAAGATTCTCAACGTGCAGAAGGCGTCCATCACGGACATGCTCAAGAACGCCGAGTGCGGCGCGATCATCCAGGTGCTCGGCGCCGGGAGCGGCCGCACCTTCGACCTCGACGCCGCGCGCTACGGCAAGATCATCATGATGAGCGATGCCGACGTCGACGGCGCCCACATCCGCACCCTGCTGCTGACCCTCTTCCACCGCTACATGCGCCCCATGCTCGAGGCGGGCCGGATCTACGTGGCCGTGCCGCCCCTGCACCGCGTCGAGATCATCCACGGCGGCGGCAAGAAGAACGAGTTCGTCTACACCTACTCCGAGGCGGAGCTCACCCGGCTGCTCAAGAGCCTCGAGAAGCGCCGCAAGCGCTACAAGGAGCCGATCCAGCGCTACAAGGGCCTCGGCGAGATGGACGCCGACCAGCTTGCGGACACCACGATGGACCCGCGCCACCGCACCCTGCGTCGGGTGAGGATCGAGGACGCCGAGGCCGCGGCCACCATGTTCGAGCTGCTCATGGGCTCGGACGTCGCCCCCCGCAAGCAGTTCCTCATCGAGGGCGCCCACGAGCTCGACCAGGAGCGGATCGACGCGTGA
- the metX gene encoding homoserine O-acetyltransferase MetX encodes MTAVRSTSGRPPLPVSGAWREGDPVGHRRFAGIGALALESGAVLDPVTVAYETWGEPAADGSNAVLILHALTGDSHVRGPAGDGHPSAGWWEDLVGPGLPIDTDRWFVVVPNVLGGCQGTTGPSSSALDGRPWGSRFPRLTARDQVAAEHALMEHLGIERWALVVGASMGGMRALEWAVTHPSQVDRLAVIASCAAASADQIAWNSAQAAAIRICDGFRGGDYYDAPDGCGPQQGLGVARRIAHTTYRTAAELEDRFANRTQEDADPLAPGTIFQVSSYLDNHADKLARRFDANSYLVLVGSMDTHDLGRGRGGVAAALARVGARTLVVGVDTDRLFPLAMSETIAEGIDGADFHVIHSPVGHDGFLVPSPPLAGWIRGLLCD; translated from the coding sequence GTGACGGCTGTCCGATCCACCTCCGGTCGACCGCCCCTCCCGGTCAGCGGCGCCTGGCGCGAGGGGGACCCGGTCGGACATCGACGCTTCGCCGGCATCGGCGCCCTCGCGCTCGAGTCCGGCGCCGTGCTCGACCCCGTGACCGTCGCCTACGAGACCTGGGGCGAGCCCGCGGCCGACGGGTCCAACGCCGTCCTGATCCTCCACGCCCTCACGGGCGACTCCCACGTGCGGGGCCCCGCGGGCGACGGGCACCCCTCGGCGGGCTGGTGGGAGGACCTCGTCGGGCCCGGCCTGCCGATCGACACCGACCGCTGGTTCGTCGTCGTCCCCAACGTCCTGGGCGGCTGTCAGGGGACCACGGGCCCGAGCTCGAGCGCGCTCGACGGCCGTCCCTGGGGCAGCCGCTTCCCCCGCCTGACCGCACGCGACCAGGTGGCCGCCGAGCACGCGCTCATGGAGCATCTGGGCATCGAGCGCTGGGCCCTCGTGGTGGGCGCCTCGATGGGCGGCATGCGCGCCCTCGAATGGGCCGTCACCCACCCCTCGCAGGTCGACCGGCTCGCCGTGATCGCGAGCTGCGCCGCCGCGAGCGCCGACCAGATCGCCTGGAACAGCGCCCAGGCCGCCGCGATCCGCATCTGCGACGGCTTCCGCGGCGGCGACTACTACGACGCGCCCGACGGATGCGGCCCGCAGCAGGGCCTCGGCGTGGCCCGGCGCATCGCCCACACGACCTATCGGACGGCCGCCGAGCTCGAGGACCGCTTCGCCAACCGCACCCAGGAGGATGCCGACCCCCTCGCGCCGGGCACGATCTTCCAGGTCTCGAGCTACCTCGACAACCACGCCGACAAGCTCGCCCGACGCTTCGACGCCAACTCGTATCTCGTGCTCGTCGGCTCGATGGACACCCATGACCTCGGGCGCGGGCGCGGCGGCGTGGCCGCCGCCCTGGCCCGCGTCGGCGCCCGCACGCTCGTGGTCGGCGTCGACACCGACCGCCTGTTCCCCCTCGCGATGAGCGAGACGATCGCCGAGGGGATCGACGGGGCCGACTTCCACGTCATCCACTCGCCCGTCGGCCACGACGGCTTCCTCGTGCCCTCGCCGCCGCTCGCCGGGTGGATACGAGGGCTCCTGTGCGACTAG
- a CDS encoding Rv2175c family DNA-binding protein: MTDVDELVGTWLTLPDAAEQLGVETSRVRRLIDEGQLVAVRRGDPVVRSVPAAMIMDGEIAPHLAGTITVLRDAGFGDEELLEWLFTADETLPGRPIDQLRQGQRGEVRRRAQALAF, from the coding sequence GTGACTGACGTGGATGAACTGGTGGGTACCTGGCTGACGCTCCCCGATGCGGCCGAGCAGCTCGGGGTCGAGACCTCGCGGGTGCGCCGCCTGATCGACGAGGGACAGCTCGTCGCGGTGCGCCGCGGCGATCCCGTGGTGCGCTCGGTGCCGGCGGCCATGATCATGGACGGCGAGATCGCGCCGCACCTGGCGGGCACGATCACCGTGCTGCGCGACGCGGGATTCGGCGACGAGGAGCTGCTCGAGTGGCTCTTCACGGCCGACGAGACGCTCCCGGGCCGCCCGATCGACCAGCTGCGCCAGGGGCAGCGCGGCGAGGTGCGTCGTCGCGCCCAGGCGCTCGCCTTCTGA
- a CDS encoding D-hexose-6-phosphate mutarotase, which produces MDDSVISLPAGVRRATVHDAPALLVETAASRATIHLDGAHVTSWVPADGDDVLWVSPQARYGRGASIRGGIPLIGPWFGPGRDGRTSPAHGWLRSARWELEAAERIGEAVTLVLALQDADPSGAGITARAFVSVGEHLTVELTITAGSEPLELESALHTYLAVSDVREVQLDGLAGAAYLDNTEALAPRVEGHDPVVLTGPTDRIYAVDDEVEVRDPVAGRILREEPAGSTRTVVWNPWAEGAQQLADMPDDAWTGFVCVETAAAKEGFVPLEPGASHAVRVRLSVREG; this is translated from the coding sequence ATGGACGACTCCGTGATCTCCCTGCCCGCCGGCGTGCGCCGTGCCACCGTGCACGACGCTCCCGCCCTCCTCGTCGAGACCGCCGCCTCCCGTGCGACGATCCATCTCGACGGCGCCCACGTCACCTCATGGGTCCCCGCGGACGGCGACGACGTGCTGTGGGTGAGCCCGCAGGCTCGATACGGCCGTGGCGCCTCGATCCGCGGCGGCATCCCCCTGATCGGCCCGTGGTTCGGGCCCGGGCGCGACGGCCGCACGAGCCCCGCGCACGGCTGGCTGCGCAGCGCCCGGTGGGAGCTCGAGGCGGCCGAGCGGATCGGCGAGGCCGTCACCCTCGTGCTCGCGCTTCAGGACGCCGACCCGTCCGGTGCGGGCATCACGGCGCGCGCCTTCGTGAGCGTGGGCGAGCACCTCACGGTCGAGCTCACGATCACGGCCGGGAGCGAGCCCCTCGAGCTCGAGAGCGCGCTGCACACCTACCTCGCCGTCTCCGACGTGCGCGAGGTGCAGCTGGACGGCCTGGCCGGCGCCGCCTACCTCGACAACACCGAGGCCCTCGCCCCGCGGGTCGAGGGCCATGACCCCGTCGTGCTCACGGGGCCCACCGATCGCATCTACGCCGTCGACGACGAGGTCGAGGTCCGCGACCCGGTCGCGGGCCGCATCCTGCGCGAGGAGCCCGCCGGCTCGACCCGCACCGTCGTGTGGAACCCGTGGGCCGAGGGCGCGCAGCAGCTGGCGGACATGCCCGACGACGCGTGGACCGGCTTCGTGTGCGTGGAGACCGCCGCCGCCAAGGAGGGCTTCGTGCCGCTCGAGCCCGGCGCCTCCCACGCGGTGCGCGTGCGCCTGTCGGTGCGGGAGGGCTGA
- a CDS encoding GNAT family N-acetyltransferase — protein sequence MAQRTLRIRRVGLEDLAAHRRLRLEMLAADPDAFWARREDVARWSDERWREDIRGPRLHLQARVGDEVQGGIAVLPEGYTAEHTIAPDEAILVSLWVRPAARGTGISTALLRGARDLAVSLGRPRLQLEVDERNTAARRMYERVGFRDTGRREPRDGHDSRWVEYMAHADHLALG from the coding sequence ATGGCCCAGAGGACCCTGCGGATCCGCCGGGTCGGTCTCGAGGACCTCGCCGCGCACCGTCGGCTGCGCCTGGAGATGCTCGCCGCCGATCCCGACGCGTTCTGGGCGCGGCGCGAGGACGTCGCCCGCTGGTCCGACGAGCGGTGGCGCGAGGACATCCGCGGGCCGCGACTGCACCTGCAGGCACGTGTCGGCGACGAGGTGCAGGGCGGGATCGCGGTGCTGCCCGAGGGCTACACGGCCGAGCACACAATCGCGCCGGACGAGGCGATCCTGGTGTCGCTGTGGGTGCGACCCGCGGCCCGCGGCACCGGCATCTCGACCGCGCTCCTGCGCGGCGCCCGCGACCTGGCCGTGTCCCTCGGACGCCCCCGTCTGCAGCTCGAGGTCGACGAGCGCAACACGGCCGCGCGCCGGATGTACGAGCGCGTCGGCTTCCGCGACACCGGACGGCGCGAGCCGCGCGACGGGCACGACAGCCGGTGGGTCGAGTACATGGCGCACGCCGACCACCTCGCCCTGGGCTGA
- a CDS encoding DUF4192 family protein, with protein MTARDARPSRPHDTPPRARTLRALDPTELLAQITLGLQDAPRDSLALVGHRDRCEVVVTTRSELWPLAGEDAAATLDHLIGLLRREGCTGAFGLVVLGDGRGPAGDASPAGPAPLGGPVEEPADEAAGIRLAVRVLVAARTEGFDIPELWVLAHGRAREVVVSVPAGPLEPGTPIDIGISDPVALGDVGSTLVAAESVLAGEQHRVDGRTAVAPLRSLLLAGAGRAQPRPLPRPAITETWNIARASLRALDGPVGTGDPERWMTACEHVRSFVVDLASPPRRDDFLVRLLGRGQDAAALADGDLTRLVEDPRCRPHESIRAGGAWYEALREMEAVTRPAVAGSADEGDAELRAGWANLATVLALAAWWNHRFATAGALTDEVLHAVPDHSLARLVAVMAAGPVQPGWDPRPST; from the coding sequence ATGACCGCACGCGACGCCCGTCCCTCCCGCCCCCACGACACCCCGCCGAGGGCGCGCACGCTCCGCGCCCTCGACCCGACCGAGCTGCTGGCCCAGATCACCCTCGGGCTCCAGGACGCACCGCGGGACAGCCTCGCGCTGGTCGGGCACCGCGATCGCTGCGAGGTGGTCGTCACGACCCGCTCGGAGCTGTGGCCGCTCGCCGGCGAGGACGCCGCGGCGACCCTCGACCATCTGATCGGCCTCCTGCGCCGCGAGGGCTGCACGGGCGCCTTCGGCCTCGTCGTGCTCGGTGACGGCCGCGGACCGGCGGGCGACGCCTCTCCAGCCGGCCCCGCCCCGCTCGGCGGTCCCGTCGAGGAGCCGGCGGACGAGGCGGCCGGCATCCGTCTGGCCGTGCGCGTGCTCGTCGCCGCGCGCACGGAGGGCTTCGACATCCCGGAGCTGTGGGTGCTCGCGCACGGCCGGGCGCGCGAGGTGGTCGTCTCCGTCCCCGCGGGCCCGCTCGAGCCGGGCACCCCGATCGACATCGGGATCTCCGATCCCGTCGCGCTGGGCGACGTGGGGTCCACCCTCGTGGCCGCCGAGTCCGTCCTCGCCGGGGAGCAGCACCGGGTGGACGGCCGCACCGCCGTCGCGCCCCTGCGCTCGCTCCTGCTCGCGGGAGCGGGACGCGCCCAGCCGCGGCCTCTCCCGCGCCCCGCGATCACCGAGACGTGGAACATCGCCCGCGCGAGCCTGCGAGCCCTCGACGGCCCGGTCGGGACGGGGGACCCGGAACGATGGATGACGGCGTGTGAACACGTGCGGTCCTTCGTCGTCGACCTCGCGAGCCCGCCTCGACGCGACGACTTCCTCGTGCGCCTGCTCGGTCGCGGCCAGGACGCGGCCGCGCTCGCCGACGGCGATCTCACGCGCCTCGTCGAGGACCCTCGATGCCGCCCCCACGAGAGCATCCGTGCAGGTGGGGCCTGGTACGAGGCCCTGCGCGAGATGGAGGCGGTCACGCGCCCGGCGGTGGCCGGCAGCGCCGACGAAGGTGACGCGGAGCTGCGCGCCGGCTGGGCGAACCTGGCCACCGTGCTCGCCCTCGCCGCGTGGTGGAACCATCGCTTCGCGACGGCCGGGGCTCTCACGGACGAGGTGCTGCACGCGGTCCCCGACCACTCTCTGGCACGATTGGTCGCTGTCATGGCGGCAGGACCCGTGCAACCGGGCTGGGACCCGCGGCCATCGACCTGA
- a CDS encoding DUF7455 domain-containing protein, whose product MNMTLEAPRLTSHDRCDRCGAQAYVKVVLNAGGELLFCAHHARAHEDALRPMAAEIIDETDRLHRKPEPIDD is encoded by the coding sequence ATGAACATGACGCTCGAAGCCCCCCGACTGACGAGTCACGACCGGTGCGACCGCTGCGGCGCCCAGGCGTACGTCAAGGTGGTCCTCAACGCCGGCGGCGAGCTCCTCTTCTGCGCTCATCACGCGCGTGCCCACGAGGACGCCCTGCGTCCCATGGCCGCCGAGATCATCGACGAGACCGATCGCCTGCACCGCAAGCCGGAGCCGATCGACGACTGA
- a CDS encoding polyprenyl synthetase family protein, with the protein MSADDPRSRPAALDVDLADEVEAVLARALGERRAELAHIAPEAAGLVDVLERYLSGGKLLRPRFCFWGGVAVRVPDPEDRRRLWTLGAAIELVQAAALLHDDVIDHSPTRRGRPAVHVAAALEHRRRSLRGDSDDHGIGVAIVLGDMALAWAGQLADEAFDVDGGSAARRQFDLLRTEVMTGQYLDILHQAGGYDSRPDAEDAALAVIRWKTVPYTVLRPLLMGAALQGAGERLLADLADYAEAAGRGFQLRDDLLGVVGDERTTGKSASGDILEGKRTVLLARAEAAADPAQRAILDAAIGRADASEVEVAAVRGILRDTGAVRAVAGMVEADGRRALEVLARSQDISPAARDGLAALARSATTLEGIAVE; encoded by the coding sequence ATGTCCGCCGACGATCCCCGATCCCGCCCGGCCGCCCTCGACGTCGATCTCGCCGACGAGGTCGAGGCCGTGCTCGCGCGCGCCCTCGGCGAGCGCCGCGCGGAGCTCGCGCACATCGCCCCCGAGGCGGCGGGGCTCGTCGACGTGCTCGAGCGCTACCTGAGCGGCGGCAAGCTGCTGCGCCCCCGCTTCTGCTTCTGGGGCGGCGTCGCCGTGCGCGTGCCCGATCCCGAGGACCGGCGCCGTCTGTGGACGCTCGGTGCGGCGATCGAGCTGGTCCAGGCCGCCGCCCTGCTCCACGACGACGTGATCGATCATTCCCCGACCCGCCGGGGACGGCCCGCGGTGCACGTCGCCGCCGCCCTCGAGCACCGCCGGCGCTCCCTGCGGGGCGACAGCGACGACCACGGGATCGGGGTCGCGATCGTGCTCGGCGACATGGCGCTCGCCTGGGCGGGGCAGCTCGCCGACGAGGCGTTCGACGTCGACGGCGGCAGCGCCGCGCGGCGCCAGTTCGACCTGCTGCGCACCGAGGTGATGACGGGGCAGTACCTCGACATCCTCCATCAGGCGGGCGGCTACGACTCCCGTCCCGACGCCGAGGACGCCGCCCTGGCCGTGATCCGCTGGAAGACGGTCCCCTACACCGTGCTGCGCCCGCTGCTCATGGGCGCGGCGCTCCAGGGCGCCGGCGAGCGCCTGCTCGCCGATCTCGCGGACTACGCCGAGGCGGCCGGCCGCGGGTTCCAGCTGCGCGACGATCTGCTGGGCGTCGTCGGCGACGAGCGGACGACCGGCAAGTCCGCGAGCGGCGACATCCTCGAGGGCAAGCGCACGGTGCTGCTGGCCCGTGCCGAGGCGGCCGCCGACCCCGCCCAGCGGGCCATCCTGGACGCCGCGATCGGCCGTGCCGACGCGAGCGAGGTCGAGGTCGCCGCCGTGCGCGGCATCCTCCGCGACACCGGCGCGGTGCGCGCGGTCGCGGGCATGGTCGAGGCCGACGGACGTCGTGCCCTCGAGGTGCTCGCGCGGTCGCAGGACATCAGCCCCGCGGCGCGTGACGGCCTCGCCGCGCTCGCCCGCTCGGCCACGACGCTCGAGGGCATCGCCGTCGAGTGA
- a CDS encoding universal stress protein gives MSVVVAYSPSEQGRHALRAAVRESRARDLPLVVASHSYIDSEGTRTGAGEDAVRRELGGLEGADAPSTLRIRCSADEGVDEFLLGVAEAEAADLLVIGLRAKSRTGKLNLGTAARRVVLGAPCPVLAVKGSAGA, from the coding sequence ATGAGCGTCGTCGTCGCCTATTCGCCGTCCGAGCAGGGACGCCACGCGCTGCGCGCCGCGGTGCGCGAGTCCCGCGCCCGCGATCTGCCGCTCGTCGTCGCCTCCCACTCCTACATCGACTCCGAGGGCACGCGCACCGGGGCGGGGGAGGACGCCGTGCGCCGTGAGCTCGGCGGCCTCGAGGGCGCCGACGCCCCCTCCACGCTGCGGATCCGCTGCTCGGCCGACGAGGGCGTCGACGAGTTCCTGCTCGGCGTCGCCGAGGCCGAGGCCGCCGATCTGCTGGTCATCGGGCTGCGGGCCAAGTCGCGGACCGGCAAGCTCAACCTCGGCACGGCCGCCCGGCGCGTCGTGCTCGGCGCGCCGTGCCCCGTCCTGGCCGTCAAGGGCTCCGCCGGGGCGTGA
- a CDS encoding RNA polymerase sigma factor yields MPVPTPERSSRAPTTDRPSKTDRRAPRSAGRRNCVTASSKTSATAEPAVDVEKKTASTPRTATRKPAAKKAPAAAAKKTTSARSTAAKKKATKAASVDDERDENAEEETESTTSEGSTTTEETEGETSGFVVTAAEDDSPAQQVVTAGATADPVKDYLKQIGKVALLNAAQEVELAERIEAGLYAEQKLKQDESLKKTKAGRELAIIAEDGRAAKDHLLEANLRLVVSLAKRYTGRGMLFLDLIQEGNLGLIRAVEKFDYTKGYKFSTYATWWIRQAITRAMADQARTIRIPVHMVEVINKLARVQRQMLQDLGREPTPEELAKELDMTPEKVVEVQKYGREPISLHTPLGEDGDSEFGDLIEDSEAVVPADAVSFTLLQEQLHSVLDTLSEREAGVVAMRFGLEDGQPKTLDEIGKVYGVTRERIRQIESKTMSKLRHPSRSQVLRDYLD; encoded by the coding sequence ATGCCCGTGCCGACCCCGGAGCGGTCGAGCCGAGCTCCGACCACCGATCGCCCGAGCAAGACGGACCGCCGCGCACCGCGGTCTGCCGGAAGAAGGAACTGCGTGACTGCCTCCTCGAAGACCTCTGCCACGGCCGAGCCCGCCGTGGACGTCGAGAAGAAGACCGCCTCGACCCCGCGCACCGCGACCAGGAAGCCGGCCGCCAAGAAGGCCCCTGCCGCCGCGGCCAAGAAGACCACCTCCGCGCGCTCCACGGCCGCCAAGAAGAAGGCGACCAAGGCCGCGTCCGTCGACGACGAGCGCGACGAGAACGCGGAGGAGGAGACCGAGTCCACCACCTCGGAGGGGTCGACCACGACCGAGGAGACCGAGGGCGAGACCTCGGGCTTCGTCGTCACCGCCGCCGAGGACGACTCGCCGGCCCAGCAGGTCGTCACCGCCGGTGCCACCGCGGACCCGGTTAAGGACTACCTCAAGCAGATCGGCAAGGTCGCTCTGCTCAACGCCGCTCAGGAGGTCGAGCTCGCCGAGCGCATCGAGGCCGGCCTGTACGCCGAGCAGAAGCTCAAGCAGGACGAGTCGCTCAAGAAGACCAAGGCGGGGCGCGAGCTCGCGATCATCGCCGAGGACGGCCGGGCCGCCAAGGACCACCTGCTCGAGGCGAACCTCCGCCTCGTCGTCTCGCTCGCCAAGCGCTACACCGGTCGCGGCATGCTCTTCCTGGACCTGATCCAGGAGGGCAACCTCGGCCTCATCCGCGCCGTCGAGAAGTTCGACTACACCAAGGGCTACAAGTTCTCGACCTACGCGACGTGGTGGATCCGCCAGGCCATCACGCGCGCCATGGCCGACCAGGCCCGCACCATCCGCATCCCCGTGCACATGGTCGAGGTCATCAACAAGCTCGCCCGCGTCCAGCGGCAGATGCTGCAGGACCTGGGTCGCGAGCCCACGCCCGAGGAGCTCGCCAAGGAGCTCGACATGACCCCCGAGAAGGTCGTCGAGGTCCAGAAGTACGGCCGCGAGCCGATCTCCCTGCACACCCCGCTGGGCGAGGACGGCGACAGCGAGTTCGGCGACCTCATCGAGGACTCCGAGGCCGTGGTCCCGGCCGACGCCGTGAGCTTCACGCTCCTCCAGGAGCAGCTGCACTCGGTGCTCGACACGCTCTCCGAGCGCGAGGCCGGTGTCGTCGCCATGCGCTTCGGCCTCGAGGACGGCCAGCCCAAGACCCTCGACGAGATCGGCAAGGTCTACGGCGTGACCCGCGAGCGGATCCGCCAGATCGAGTCCAAGACGATGTCCAAGCTGCGCCACCCCTCGCGCTCGCAGGTGCTGCGCGACTACCTGGACTGA